A stretch of the Tannerella serpentiformis genome encodes the following:
- a CDS encoding ATP-dependent helicase has product MLSILDELNDAQREVVLYNDGPSMVVAGAGSGKTRVLTYKITYLLSRGYEPHRILALTFTNKAAREMKDRIAALTNERTVRQLWAGTFHSIFYRILREEAEYVDYNPDFTIYDAADSRNLIRSILREMQLDEKTYRPGLVQSRISNAKNALVTAEAYGRNREQVEYDARCRVPLIREIYARYQNRCRQAEAMDFDELLLQTNILFRDHAEVLDRYQRHFRFVLVDEYQDTNLAQHMIVNRLCEKHRHICVVGDDAQSIYSFRGANIDNMLRFKDTYPEYRLFKLERNYRSTRNIVEAANSLIDKNKGRIPKNVYSENEAGSKIRVLSSYTDYEEAYLIASQITELQRAGDSPLSEFAVLYRTNAQSRVLEEALRKKGIAYRVYGGQSFYQRKEVKDIIAYFRVIVNPDDEEALKRIINYPARGIGETTVAKLMRAATEHGVSLWAVVSDPAAYALSVNQGTLRKLSAFHGLIQELRTENDNLQAVEMAELIVKRSGIAAELFQDRSVEGVARQENMQEVLKAVRIFVERNREEGADELLLSDFLREVSLLTDQDEKQDESADRVTLMTVHAAKGLEFDNVIIAGMEENLFPSQMAMDSPRAIEEERRLFYVALTRARRHCLITYAKTRFRNGMNHSCTPSHFLDDIDPTLLIRPDDPSLMARPATPSRPAATRPLVTTATSATSDRPSARFRRLPTDVHQPAPQQVDAIGDLHTGDTVRHDLFGTGTIVTLEGEGGNAKVTVDFEYSGRRSLLLKYARLTPVKD; this is encoded by the coding sequence ATGCTTTCTATACTCGATGAACTTAACGATGCACAGCGCGAAGTGGTGCTCTACAACGACGGCCCGTCGATGGTTGTGGCCGGCGCGGGGTCGGGCAAGACGCGCGTGCTGACGTACAAGATCACCTACCTACTCAGCCGTGGCTACGAGCCGCACCGCATCCTGGCCCTGACCTTTACGAACAAGGCCGCACGCGAGATGAAGGACCGCATCGCCGCCCTGACAAACGAACGCACCGTGCGTCAGCTTTGGGCCGGCACGTTCCACTCCATCTTCTACCGCATCCTGCGCGAAGAGGCGGAGTATGTGGACTACAACCCGGACTTCACCATCTACGACGCCGCCGACTCGCGCAACCTGATCCGCAGCATCCTCCGCGAAATGCAGCTGGATGAGAAAACGTATCGCCCGGGGCTTGTGCAAAGCCGCATCTCGAACGCCAAGAACGCCCTCGTCACGGCCGAGGCCTACGGTCGGAATAGGGAGCAGGTGGAGTACGACGCCCGGTGCCGCGTGCCTCTCATCCGCGAGATCTACGCCCGCTATCAGAACCGTTGCCGGCAGGCCGAGGCGATGGATTTCGACGAGCTGCTGCTCCAGACGAACATTCTCTTTCGCGACCACGCCGAGGTGCTGGATCGTTATCAACGGCACTTCCGGTTCGTGCTTGTGGACGAGTATCAGGACACGAACCTGGCGCAGCATATGATCGTCAATCGCCTCTGCGAGAAGCACCGCCACATCTGCGTCGTGGGCGACGACGCGCAGAGCATCTACTCCTTCCGCGGCGCCAACATCGACAACATGCTGCGCTTCAAAGACACCTATCCGGAGTATCGCCTCTTCAAGCTCGAACGCAACTACCGCTCTACGCGCAACATCGTTGAGGCGGCCAACAGCCTCATCGATAAAAACAAGGGACGGATCCCCAAGAACGTCTATTCCGAGAACGAGGCCGGCAGCAAGATCCGCGTACTGTCGTCATACACCGACTACGAGGAGGCCTACCTCATCGCCTCGCAGATCACGGAGCTGCAGCGGGCTGGCGATAGTCCGCTGTCGGAGTTCGCCGTGCTCTATCGCACCAACGCCCAGTCGCGCGTCCTTGAGGAGGCGTTGCGGAAGAAGGGGATCGCCTATCGCGTCTATGGCGGACAGTCGTTCTACCAGCGCAAGGAGGTGAAGGACATCATCGCCTACTTCCGCGTCATCGTCAACCCCGACGACGAGGAGGCGCTCAAGCGCATCATCAACTATCCCGCGCGCGGCATCGGCGAGACGACCGTCGCGAAGCTCATGCGCGCCGCCACCGAACACGGCGTCAGCCTCTGGGCCGTCGTGAGCGACCCTGCGGCCTATGCGCTGTCGGTCAACCAAGGCACACTGCGCAAGCTCAGCGCCTTCCACGGCCTGATTCAGGAGCTACGCACTGAGAACGACAACCTGCAAGCCGTGGAGATGGCCGAGCTGATCGTCAAGCGCAGCGGTATCGCCGCAGAACTCTTCCAAGACCGCTCCGTGGAGGGTGTCGCACGGCAGGAGAACATGCAGGAGGTGCTCAAGGCCGTCCGCATTTTCGTCGAAAGAAACCGTGAAGAAGGCGCCGACGAGCTGCTGCTCTCCGACTTTCTCCGCGAGGTGTCGCTCCTCACCGATCAGGACGAGAAGCAAGACGAGTCCGCCGACCGCGTCACGCTCATGACCGTCCACGCGGCCAAGGGACTGGAGTTCGACAACGTCATCATCGCCGGCATGGAGGAGAACCTCTTCCCCTCACAGATGGCGATGGATAGCCCGCGCGCCATCGAGGAGGAGCGGCGACTCTTCTACGTGGCCCTCACCCGCGCCCGCCGCCACTGCCTCATCACCTACGCCAAGACGCGCTTCCGCAACGGCATGAATCACTCCTGCACGCCGAGCCACTTCCTCGACGACATCGACCCCACGCTCCTCATCCGCCCGGACGATCCCTCGCTGATGGCCCGACCGGCCACGCCGTCGCGTCCCGCTGCCACGCGTCCGTTAGTCACCACCGCCACCTCGGCCACCTCCGACCGTCCCTCGGCGCGCTTCCGGCGACTACCCACGGACGTCCATCAGCCTGCACCGCAGCAGGTGGACGCCATCGGCGACTTACACACGGGCGACACCGTCCGTCACGACCTCTTCGGCACCGGCACCATCGTCACCCTCGAGGGCGAAGGCGGCAACGCCAAAGTCACCGTCGACTTTGAATACTCCGGCCGCCGCTCGCTACTCCTCAAATACGCACGACTCACGCCAGTCAAGGATTAA
- a CDS encoding MutS family DNA mismatch repair protein produces MEALIRFYDERIAQHRATLEALKRKIYHAGTLRLLIVVAALVAVWVARGAGWDVLTGIVAACAVPFVALMVYHNRLAVQRDFATELMRLNEAERRAIDYDFSAFDGGGEYADAAHPFALDLDVFGEQSLFRSLNRTVTSAGQSLLAQWFMRPLTERASVLRRREAIRELADRPDFRQHFYATGIASKGQRAGASDQWMKGLPRFADRAVWRVLKVLVPALWIVVAVGCAVGTFPTWAAGGMLAVSFGVANLPARRIHALCKSADRMEGVLKSYAALIARVEAETFRAESLVVLRRRFVPAEGASASLAIRRLSRLIGALDQRYSMAGLLLNLFLLRDVWLAGRVERWMARHARQAADWFEALAEVDALCSLGGFAFNHPDYPYPDLTDAYFCMDGRGLGHPLIHRDRCVRNDLHIAQPPHFVVITGANMAGKSTYLRTVGVNFLLACMGLPVCAEQLTVSPAPLFTSLRTADSLAAGESYFFAELKRLKHIIDRLQAGEQLFIILDEILKGTNSEDKRKGSLALMKQLVGRGACGIIATHDLQLGALADEFPDAVENGCFEADMTADTLTFSYRLRPGVAQNMNACFLMKRMGIIMGS; encoded by the coding sequence ATGGAGGCACTGATCCGTTTTTACGACGAACGCATCGCGCAACATCGGGCCACACTCGAGGCGCTGAAGCGAAAGATCTATCATGCCGGCACGCTCCGCCTGCTGATCGTGGTGGCTGCTTTGGTGGCCGTGTGGGTCGCTCGTGGCGCGGGGTGGGACGTGCTGACGGGCATCGTGGCGGCGTGCGCCGTGCCGTTCGTGGCGCTGATGGTTTACCACAATCGACTCGCGGTGCAGAGGGATTTCGCCACGGAGCTGATGCGCCTCAACGAGGCCGAACGGCGGGCGATCGATTACGATTTCAGCGCATTCGATGGGGGAGGGGAGTACGCCGATGCCGCGCACCCCTTTGCGCTCGACTTGGACGTCTTCGGCGAGCAGTCGCTCTTCCGCAGCCTCAATCGCACGGTGACGTCGGCCGGGCAATCGCTCTTGGCCCAGTGGTTCATGCGTCCGCTGACGGAGCGCGCCTCCGTGCTGCGCCGTCGGGAGGCGATCCGCGAGCTGGCCGACCGGCCCGACTTCCGTCAGCATTTCTATGCCACGGGTATCGCGAGCAAGGGGCAGCGCGCGGGGGCGTCGGACCAATGGATGAAGGGCTTGCCGCGCTTTGCAGACCGCGCTGTGTGGCGGGTGCTGAAGGTGCTTGTGCCCGCGTTGTGGATCGTCGTGGCGGTGGGCTGTGCCGTCGGTACCTTCCCCACGTGGGCGGCCGGAGGGATGCTCGCCGTGAGCTTTGGTGTGGCCAATCTACCGGCCCGGCGTATCCACGCGCTGTGCAAGTCGGCCGACCGGATGGAGGGCGTGCTCAAGTCGTATGCCGCACTGATCGCTCGGGTGGAGGCGGAGACGTTCCGCGCCGAGTCGCTCGTCGTGCTGCGGCGTCGCTTTGTCCCGGCGGAGGGCGCGAGTGCTTCGCTGGCCATCCGCAGGTTGTCGCGCCTCATCGGGGCGCTCGATCAACGCTACAGCATGGCGGGGCTGCTCCTCAACTTGTTCCTGTTGCGCGACGTGTGGTTGGCCGGTCGCGTAGAGCGATGGATGGCGCGTCACGCGCGTCAAGCGGCCGACTGGTTCGAGGCGCTGGCCGAGGTGGATGCGCTGTGCTCACTCGGCGGCTTCGCCTTCAATCACCCGGACTATCCTTATCCCGACCTCACCGACGCGTACTTCTGTATGGACGGGCGCGGGTTGGGTCATCCGTTGATCCACCGCGACCGTTGCGTGCGTAACGATTTGCACATCGCCCAGCCGCCGCACTTCGTCGTCATCACCGGGGCGAACATGGCCGGCAAGAGTACCTACCTGCGCACCGTGGGCGTGAACTTCCTCTTGGCGTGTATGGGACTTCCTGTGTGCGCCGAACAGCTGACGGTGTCGCCCGCGCCGCTCTTTACCAGCCTGCGCACGGCCGACTCGCTCGCGGCTGGGGAATCGTACTTCTTTGCCGAGCTAAAGCGCCTGAAGCATATCATCGACCGACTGCAAGCGGGTGAGCAGCTCTTCATCATCCTCGACGAGATCCTCAAGGGAACTAACTCGGAGGACAAGCGGAAAGGCTCGCTGGCACTGATGAAGCAGCTCGTTGGCCGTGGAGCGTGCGGCATCATCGCCACGCACGACTTGCAACTCGGTGCCTTGGCCGACGAGTTCCCCGATGCCGTCGAGAACGGTTGCTTCGAGGCCGATATGACGGCCGACACGCTCACCTTCTCCTACCGCCTGCGCCCCGGCGTGGCCCAAAACATGAACGCCTGCTTCCTGATGAAGCGGATGGGTATCATCATGGGTAGTTAG
- a CDS encoding DNA methyltransferase, producing the protein MQPLYNPDAARAFAQRWAGRGDEKSDTQTFWLEMLGQVLGAPNPFELIRFERSVKLGHKSFMDAFISSTHVLIEQKSLGVDLDTPQRQSDGTLLTPFRQAARYNSMLPYSERARWIVISDFARIRVYDMETPEAPPRVVTLANLAEELDRLDFLVNPKVESIRRQEEALSVEAGERISKVYDLLLEKYIDPKSPETLRSLNLLCVRIVFCLYADDAGLFGKRNFFFRHFEPLIKSPDLFRLELIRFFRVLNTPHDERDPYERKFAPLPYVNGGLFADKSVEAYAWEVPEFSPEVIHALMIDASEGFDWSGISPTIFGAVFESTLNPETRRTGGMHYTSVENIHRVIDPLFLDRLRDEFDNLKAIAEPRHRRRELLAFQERIAAMTFFDPACGSGNFLTETYLSLRRLENEVVRAAAVDTADMAVLGEAFTPIRVSIDRFYGIEINDFAVVVARTAMWIAETGMKRETASIVHHDLDFFPLRSEAHIAEDNALRLDWRTVCPAPDYIIGNPPFVGARWMSKAQKEDLIGVFGTDWKNVGDLDYVSCWFKKAVDVMKDTSIRAAFVSTNSIVQGESISILWKPLFADGMHFDFAYRTFRWDSEMAEKAHVHCVIIGFSMTPNDFPPRIYIGKGKYIEVKHINAYLMDADDVFVESRTKPLCEVPEMGIGNQPIDDGNYLFTAEERDAFIKLEPEAAKYFRPFYGAQEFINNKPRYCLWLGDCSPAELRRMPHAYKRVEAVRQFRLNSKRGATLKLADKPTRFQVENMPDSNYLLVPRVSSERRQYVPIGYMTPDVICSDRVSLIPSATLYHFGILTSLLHNAWMRVVCGRLKSDYLYSNTIVYNNFPWPTATDADRAKIEATAEAILDARAKYPDSSLADLYDAAAMPPDLRRAHSLNDAAVLRLYGLPADAPEPTIVAHLMNLYKELTAKNEK; encoded by the coding sequence ATGCAACCCCTATACAACCCAGACGCCGCCCGCGCCTTCGCCCAGCGATGGGCCGGAAGGGGCGACGAGAAGAGCGACACGCAGACCTTCTGGCTCGAAATGCTTGGCCAGGTGCTCGGTGCACCCAACCCCTTTGAGTTGATCCGCTTCGAGCGCTCCGTCAAGCTCGGACACAAGTCTTTTATGGACGCCTTCATCTCGTCGACTCACGTACTGATCGAGCAGAAGAGCCTCGGCGTAGACCTCGACACGCCGCAACGTCAGAGCGACGGCACGCTGCTGACCCCCTTCCGCCAAGCGGCGCGCTACAACTCCATGCTGCCCTACTCCGAGCGGGCCCGATGGATCGTCATCAGCGACTTTGCTCGTATCCGCGTCTACGACATGGAGACGCCCGAGGCACCGCCACGCGTCGTCACCCTGGCCAACCTCGCCGAGGAGCTCGACCGCCTCGACTTCCTCGTCAATCCCAAGGTGGAGAGCATCCGCCGGCAGGAGGAAGCGCTCTCAGTGGAAGCGGGCGAACGCATTAGTAAGGTTTACGACCTGCTCTTAGAGAAATACATCGACCCCAAGTCGCCCGAGACCCTGCGCAGCCTCAACCTGCTCTGCGTGCGCATCGTCTTCTGCCTCTATGCAGACGACGCGGGGCTCTTCGGCAAGCGAAACTTCTTCTTTCGCCATTTCGAACCGCTCATCAAATCTCCCGACCTCTTCCGCCTCGAGCTGATTCGCTTCTTCCGTGTCCTCAACACGCCGCACGACGAGCGTGACCCGTATGAGCGCAAGTTTGCGCCGCTGCCCTATGTTAACGGCGGGCTCTTCGCCGATAAGTCCGTGGAGGCCTACGCCTGGGAGGTGCCCGAGTTCAGTCCCGAAGTCATTCATGCGCTGATGATCGACGCCTCGGAGGGATTCGACTGGAGCGGCATCTCGCCCACCATCTTCGGCGCCGTTTTTGAGAGCACCCTCAACCCCGAAACGCGTCGCACGGGCGGCATGCACTACACCTCGGTGGAGAACATTCACCGCGTCATCGACCCGCTCTTCCTCGACCGCCTGCGCGACGAGTTTGACAACCTCAAAGCCATCGCCGAACCGCGTCACCGCCGTCGGGAGCTGCTGGCCTTTCAGGAGCGCATAGCCGCTATGACCTTCTTCGACCCGGCCTGCGGATCGGGCAACTTCCTGACCGAGACCTACCTCTCGCTGCGCCGCCTCGAGAACGAGGTGGTGCGCGCCGCGGCTGTCGACACGGCCGACATGGCCGTCCTGGGCGAGGCCTTCACGCCGATCCGCGTCTCGATCGATCGCTTTTACGGGATCGAGATCAACGACTTTGCCGTCGTGGTGGCGCGCACCGCGATGTGGATCGCCGAGACGGGCATGAAGCGCGAGACAGCATCGATTGTCCACCACGATCTCGACTTCTTCCCCCTCCGCTCCGAGGCGCATATCGCCGAAGACAACGCCCTGCGCCTCGACTGGCGTACCGTCTGCCCCGCGCCGGACTACATCATCGGCAACCCGCCGTTTGTGGGAGCGCGATGGATGAGTAAGGCGCAGAAAGAGGATCTGATTGGGGTCTTTGGGACGGATTGGAAGAACGTGGGAGATTTGGATTATGTCTCATGCTGGTTTAAGAAAGCTGTAGATGTAATGAAAGACACATCTATCCGCGCCGCCTTTGTGTCGACTAATTCCATCGTACAAGGAGAGAGTATCAGTATACTTTGGAAACCACTCTTCGCCGACGGTATGCATTTCGACTTTGCCTACCGCACCTTTCGCTGGGATAGCGAGATGGCCGAAAAGGCCCATGTGCACTGTGTGATTATCGGCTTCAGCATGACCCCGAACGACTTCCCGCCTCGGATCTATATCGGCAAGGGAAAGTATATCGAAGTCAAGCATATCAACGCCTATCTGATGGACGCGGACGATGTGTTTGTAGAAAGCCGGACAAAGCCCCTTTGCGAAGTGCCTGAAATGGGAATTGGAAATCAGCCGATCGACGATGGGAACTACCTCTTTACGGCGGAGGAGCGCGACGCTTTTATCAAACTCGAACCGGAGGCTGCTAAATATTTCCGCCCATTTTACGGAGCGCAAGAGTTTATTAATAACAAACCCCGCTACTGCCTTTGGTTGGGAGACTGCTCTCCCGCCGAACTGCGTCGCATGCCGCATGCCTATAAACGCGTAGAGGCCGTCAGGCAATTTCGTCTGAACAGCAAAAGGGGGGCTACACTGAAATTGGCTGACAAGCCGACCCGTTTTCAAGTGGAGAATATGCCTGACTCGAATTATTTACTTGTACCGCGAGTTTCTTCGGAGCGCAGACAGTATGTGCCCATCGGTTATATGACGCCAGATGTAATCTGCTCCGATCGTGTCTCTCTGATTCCTTCGGCTACGCTCTACCACTTTGGCATACTCACTTCTCTGCTACATAATGCTTGGATGCGCGTTGTTTGTGGACGTCTGAAAAGCGATTATCTCTATTCCAACACGATTGTCTACAACAATTTCCCCTGGCCCACGGCCACGGACGCTGACCGGGCGAAGATCGAAGCCACGGCCGAGGCCATCCTTGACGCCCGCGCCAAGTATCCGGACAGCTCGCTGGCCGACCTCTACGACGCCGCGGCCATGCCGCCCGACCTGCGCCGCGCCCACTCGCTGAACGACGCCGCCGTGCTCCGCCTCTACGGCCTCCCCGCCGACGCCCCGGAGCCTACCATCGTGGCCCACCTGATGAACCTGTACAAAGAGCTAACAGCTAAAAACGAAAAGTGA
- a CDS encoding DUF6261 family protein, with protein sequence MEEIIQIQKLSLYRLDNASHTDFHTTIGGRIAEVGAEKLGIPAALAAEYQQCIQEAIEMIKETRTSRRTKALQQKDAECDRLVSFILAVVRAMRLSPRAEAVESAEDLYLQLRVGKRIQAEGIGVKPARIEALLHDLRKPEHAVHITRLGLEEAVGLLDKVKEEVRALMNERSEERIEKKRPSLTQLRPKTDEVYGRIVQHLQMSHFVGKPPVDREAIAQFASYINERVSQTRMTHKQRQSHRMALRKPKAAPTPTP encoded by the coding sequence ATGGAAGAGATTATCCAAATACAAAAACTCAGTCTGTACAGGCTGGACAACGCCTCGCATACCGATTTCCACACCACGATCGGCGGTCGCATCGCGGAGGTGGGCGCGGAAAAGCTCGGGATACCGGCGGCGTTGGCTGCGGAGTACCAGCAATGCATTCAGGAGGCGATCGAGATGATCAAGGAGACGCGCACGAGTCGCCGGACGAAGGCGCTCCAGCAGAAAGACGCCGAATGCGACCGCCTGGTGTCGTTCATCCTGGCCGTGGTGCGCGCCATGCGCCTCTCGCCCCGGGCAGAGGCGGTGGAGTCGGCCGAAGATCTGTACCTCCAGCTGCGCGTCGGCAAGCGCATCCAGGCCGAAGGGATCGGCGTCAAGCCCGCGCGTATCGAAGCGCTACTGCACGACCTGAGGAAGCCGGAACACGCGGTGCACATCACCCGACTGGGCCTCGAAGAAGCCGTCGGGCTGCTGGATAAGGTCAAAGAGGAGGTGCGCGCGCTGATGAACGAGCGGTCGGAGGAGCGGATCGAGAAAAAGCGGCCGTCGCTCACCCAGCTCCGCCCGAAGACGGACGAGGTCTACGGCCGCATCGTCCAGCACCTACAGATGTCGCACTTCGTCGGCAAGCCGCCCGTCGATCGGGAGGCGATCGCCCAATTCGCCAGCTATATCAACGAACGCGTGAGCCAGACCCGCATGACGCACAAGCAGCGCCAATCCCATCGCATGGCCCTCCGCAAGCCCAAGGCCGCGCCAACACCCACCCCCTAA
- a CDS encoding CvfB family protein translates to MEIGKYNTLRIARRVDFGLYLADADGNEVLLPTRYVPDAAQEGDELTVFVYHDNEGRPIATTDRPAATVGEFARMRVRQVAAAGAFLEWGLMKDLLVPFREQKIPMQAGQWHIVYVYLDHITHRVVGSARIDKYLDNTPPRYTRGQAVDLFVTGETELGYKVIINHLHSGLLYRNEVFRPLRTGDRATGYIKEVREDDKIDVSLYPLGYDKIDGIADRILEALRQNGGALSMHDKSDADEIRALFGCSKKSFKQAVGALYKRHLITIEPTGLRLVGED, encoded by the coding sequence ATGGAAATAGGCAAATACAACACCCTGCGCATAGCCCGGCGCGTTGATTTCGGGCTTTATCTGGCCGACGCCGACGGCAACGAAGTGCTGCTGCCCACGCGCTACGTCCCCGACGCGGCCCAGGAAGGCGACGAGCTGACCGTCTTCGTCTATCACGACAACGAAGGCCGCCCCATCGCCACCACCGACCGGCCTGCGGCCACCGTTGGCGAGTTCGCACGCATGAGAGTCCGTCAGGTGGCCGCCGCCGGCGCCTTCCTCGAGTGGGGACTGATGAAGGACCTTCTCGTGCCCTTCCGCGAGCAGAAAATCCCCATGCAGGCGGGCCAGTGGCACATCGTCTACGTCTACCTCGACCACATCACCCACCGCGTCGTCGGCTCCGCACGCATCGATAAGTACCTCGACAACACCCCGCCCCGCTACACCCGTGGCCAAGCCGTCGACCTCTTCGTCACCGGCGAGACCGAGCTCGGATATAAGGTCATCATCAACCACCTGCACTCCGGCCTCCTCTACCGCAACGAAGTCTTCCGCCCCCTCCGCACCGGCGATCGCGCCACGGGTTACATCAAGGAGGTGCGCGAGGACGACAAGATCGACGTCAGCCTCTATCCCCTCGGCTACGATAAGATCGACGGCATCGCCGACCGCATCCTCGAAGCGCTGCGGCAGAATGGCGGCGCCCTGTCCATGCATGACAAGAGCGACGCGGACGAGATTCGCGCCCTCTTCGGGTGCAGCAAGAAGAGCTTCAAGCAGGCCGTCGGCGCGCTCTACAAACGCCACCTGATCACCATCGAACCCACAGGCCTCCGCCTCGTCGGCGAGGATTAA
- the nspC gene encoding carboxynorspermidine decarboxylase: protein MSTLYPLPSTLYPSPCYVIEEALLRRNLSLIREVKERAGVEIILALKASALWHVFPIVREYIPCATASSVWEARLVLDEMGTPAHTYSPAYTEADFPELLRCSSHITFNSLTQYERFRPMVEADGARVSCGLRINPEYSEVGTALYNPCAPGSRMGITADKLPDRLPAGVEGLHFHTLCESSAEDLVQTLRAVEERFGRWLPQVRWLNMGGGHLMTRAGYDVDLLVDTLRRFRAAHPNLSLILEPGSAFFWQTGYLQTTVVDIVENGGITTAIIDASFTCHMPDCLEMPYKPTVRGATEPIEGRPTYRIGGCSCLSGDFMGDWSFEQPLRVGDPIIFEDMIHYTTVKTTMFNGIRHPSLAIVPLGADRPEVFRTFTYEDYRSRMS, encoded by the coding sequence ATGTCTACCCTCTACCCTCTACCCTCTACCCTCTACCCCTCCCCCTGTTACGTCATTGAAGAAGCCCTGCTCCGCCGCAACCTCTCGCTTATCCGTGAGGTCAAGGAGCGCGCCGGCGTGGAGATCATCCTCGCCTTGAAAGCCTCCGCCCTGTGGCACGTCTTCCCCATCGTCCGCGAATACATCCCGTGCGCCACGGCCAGCTCCGTCTGGGAGGCGCGCCTCGTCCTCGACGAGATGGGCACCCCCGCCCACACCTATTCGCCCGCCTACACCGAGGCCGACTTCCCCGAGCTACTCCGCTGCAGCAGCCACATCACCTTCAACTCCCTCACCCAGTACGAACGCTTCCGCCCGATGGTCGAAGCCGACGGCGCAAGGGTCTCGTGCGGCCTGCGCATCAACCCCGAGTATTCCGAGGTCGGCACGGCGCTCTACAACCCCTGCGCCCCCGGATCGCGCATGGGCATCACCGCCGACAAGTTGCCCGACCGACTGCCCGCGGGTGTCGAGGGGCTGCACTTCCACACCCTCTGCGAATCGTCGGCCGAGGATCTTGTGCAGACACTCCGCGCTGTCGAGGAGCGCTTCGGGCGCTGGCTGCCTCAGGTGCGTTGGCTCAACATGGGCGGCGGCCACCTGATGACGCGCGCCGGATACGACGTCGACCTGCTCGTCGACACCCTCCGCCGTTTCCGCGCCGCCCACCCGAATCTCTCGCTCATCCTCGAGCCCGGCTCGGCCTTCTTCTGGCAGACGGGCTACCTGCAAACGACCGTCGTGGACATCGTCGAGAACGGCGGCATCACCACGGCCATCATCGACGCCTCCTTCACGTGCCACATGCCCGACTGCCTCGAAATGCCCTACAAACCCACTGTCCGCGGCGCCACGGAGCCGATCGAGGGGCGCCCCACGTACCGCATCGGCGGCTGCAGCTGCCTGAGCGGCGACTTCATGGGCGACTGGTCGTTCGAGCAGCCGCTCCGCGTTGGCGATCCGATCATCTTCGAGGACATGATCCACTACACGACCGTCAAAACGACCATGTTCAACGGCATCCGCCACCCGTCGCTGGCCATCGTGCCCCTCGGCGCCGATCGCCCGGAGGTTTTCCGCACGTTCACCTACGAGGATTACCGTAGCCGCATGTCGTAG
- a CDS encoding type II toxin-antitoxin system PemK/MazF family toxin produces the protein MDVVEQFSVYWVELDPTRGGEMNKTRPCVVVSPEELNAHLATVIIAPVTSTIREYPYRVHCFIAERDGEIATDQLRAIDKSRLKEKIGMLDESEISDLRSVFNQMFCV, from the coding sequence ATGGACGTGGTAGAACAGTTCAGCGTTTATTGGGTCGAACTTGATCCAACGCGCGGGGGCGAGATGAATAAGACTCGTCCGTGCGTCGTGGTCAGCCCAGAGGAGCTGAATGCCCATTTAGCGACAGTCATCATCGCCCCCGTGACTTCAACGATCAGGGAGTATCCGTACCGCGTCCACTGCTTCATTGCAGAGCGTGACGGAGAGATTGCAACGGACCAGTTGCGAGCCATTGATAAAAGCCGATTGAAAGAGAAGATTGGCATGTTGGATGAATCGGAAATAAGCGATCTGCGAAGCGTGTTCAATCAGATGTTTTGCGTATAG
- a CDS encoding AbrB/MazE/SpoVT family DNA-binding domain-containing protein has protein sequence MEANIIQIGDRGGIILPAEILREMNLSIRDAVKMRIVDRRIVIEASPRQGWADAARKAHARGDDKLFFQDTLSEETVPEWTW, from the coding sequence ATGGAAGCGAATATCATTCAGATCGGAGACCGTGGGGGAATTATTCTTCCTGCAGAGATTTTGCGTGAGATGAACCTGTCTATTCGAGACGCTGTCAAGATGCGCATTGTAGATAGGCGCATTGTGATCGAGGCCTCCCCCAGACAGGGTTGGGCCGATGCAGCGCGAAAGGCGCATGCACGCGGTGACGACAAGTTGTTTTTTCAGGACACGCTTAGCGAGGAGACCGTACCAGAATGGACGTGGTAG